gtgaaatgaaaattcaaaaccataacattttcgacgaaaatttcagGATTTTAGACCGTCCGAAGTTTACACGATAGAGTATTTGATCGACAACACAAACATGGGTTTTCTCGTTGCCGATGGTGAAAGTAATATTGCTCTGTTCATGTATCAACCTGAATCCCACGAAAGTCTCGGAGGCCAGAAACTCATACGAAAAGCTGATTTTCACTTGGGACAAAAAATCAACACATTTTTCAGGATACGATGCAAAATTAGCGATCCTGCGAATGATCGAAAACACTTTACCGGTGCTGACAGGAGGCACGTCACGATGTATGGTAAGTCGATACGTAGTTAACGTTTTTCATTTACTAAAAAACGGAAATACTGTTCTTGTTATCGCGAAACTTATTTTCCCCATTCAgcttcgataaatatttgaataaaaatttatttctacagCTACTCTCGATGGCAGTCTTGGCTACATTCTGCCCGTCCAAGAAAAAACATACCGAAGGCTTCTGATGTTACAAAATGTTCTTGTCAGTCACATTTCCCATATCGCTGGTCTCAATCCAAAGGCTTACAGGTAGTTTGAATAACGTTACAATTCACTCAAGTTTTAAACCGTAATTCGGAGTTGTTTAATAAAGAAGTTGTcattatttcatgaaattaatatgtcaattgattttttatcattttcagaACATACAAAAGCCACATTCGGATGCAGGGCAATCCAGCTCGGGGTATAATCGACGGTGATCTTGTATGGCGTTATTTACACTTACCGAACAACGAAAAGATCGAAGTAGCCAAAAAAATAGGGACTCGAGTGCCTGAAATAATCGAGGATATCATAGAGATTGACAGGCAAACGGCACATTTTTAATGAGAGACAAAATGAGGCGACAAATCCGATCGTTCATTTCTTTCCTCGTTACATTCGGGAACGTGtgtaaagagaaaagaaaacaaaaaagaatcgtcgatttttttgacttttcgaTCGAATGTCAAAATCAATCTTTTGTACAATAATGTATTTCTAATAAGGATCGACCACCAGATAGTTTAACGAAAATATAAGTCTCAAACTGCCAATTGACCATCTTGTTATTCCCATTAAATTCTTTCAATTTCccaatttatttctttgaattcagGCAAAAATCTTTCTTGGACGTAGTTTACACAACAAATTGTAAATATGAGTATCTCATACACTGCGGATCAACCGTTCAGTCAAGCAGTCAGTCGAAAAAGCTTGATCGCGAGACGGTTATCAGCTGCACAGCTTGTTAAAGGTAATTACATTTCCATAGCGATATCGATTAAATGGATTGGTGAACTTTGTGTTTCGAATCTAAGAGCCACAAGTGGTCACgacaattttcattcatttttccagAAAAGTTAGTTATACAGAATCCCAAGTTTCCATCAGAATTATTACGATTTattgattaatatttttttctcatctacATAAAGTGTCAGGATCCGTGGAACAAACGTTATTGGAGAAACGAATCACCGATGCCTTCGACGTTTTCGACAATGCTCGGAGCCATGAAGTTGATGTACGAGAACTCGGAACCATTATTCGATCTTTGGGTAGGAAAGtggtcaaaaagtaaaatcaaAATCAATATTGAATACTtaggaaaatttgttttacagGTTGCGTTATATCTGAAGCAGAACTACAAGAGATTCAGGTCCAAGTGGAAGACGTGGAAAACAATTGCGTCACACAAGAGCGATTCGTCGCTTATATGTCGAAAGCGATAATggaacaaaagtaaaattatatttataggaaaaaaataccAATTTTATGTCGGAAGTAACATATGTTCGGTtcgaaaatctcatttttcgaGTGTACGTTAAAATGAagcagattaaaaaaaaattaattcagtAAAAAATAGTCAATAATTggtcaaacaaaaatttattttttaggtATAAACCTGCTGAACCAGAGGATTTGTTGCAAGCGTTTCAGCTTCTGGATCCCGAAAATCGTGGATACGTGACACGAGCGGACCTCGAGAAAGCAATGATGGAAATCGGTGAGCCCTTCACCGAAGAAGAGATCGAAGAGATGATGTCCGTAGCCTGCGATCCTCAATCGGGCAAAATCAATTACGAGCACTACATTAATCTCTTGATCGTAAGTttgattgaacgaaaaatttcgaaacgaGTCTTTCATTCTTACATCCTAGATCAATATTCCCGATGATCAAGACGTATATAAAATATACGATAAAATGGAAGCTGAGAGGTTGGCTGCCATGCCGAAAAAGCGACTTTTCTTTCAAGATATGACATTGGATTGAATATTCATTCGTAGCTCCGAAGTATGATTatgatttgaataaaagaAGGTTCCTCAtggaaaataatatatatttttaaagttttcttTAACGATTGTTAACATTAttcgtttataaaattctcgTCCCAGGTTTTCGTTAttagaaaaatgcaaaaaaattcatcatcgaATGGTTACGTTTAAATtataatttggaaaaaacaGGAGCATCTCCTTTTGTTGCGGCCGCGATCGTCGCGTTCAAAAAGTCTTCGCTCTGCAGCATCGCTTCGTTCCGTCGTGCCtgttgaagtaaaaaaaaaaaaaaaaaaaaaaaaaaacattgtgttgaaattgaaagatcGTACAAATGAGCTCTCTATTTTTCGTGCTTCCAGGTTGAATGAACAGGCGACACTCACTATGTGATCGAGTCCTTCTTGCACTGTGTGATCTCGCGAGTAAACCATACTCAATTTCGTGCCTTGAATCGCCACTGGACTCTTTTTCGCTATTCCCTCAGCGATTATGAACGATTCGGACAGAAGTCtagaatttttcatgagaaaTAGAGCCTCCAATGTTACTCGGGCTCAACAAATTGGTAAAGacacttgattttttttactgatatTTTTCATAGTTCACTCCCAAACTTGATGAAACGATTATGAAATTTGTGAATTCTGagccaagaaaaaaattgtgcgtAATAGTGGAATATTTGTGAAAGATCGATGAAATCTTACTGTTCCTTGTTCTCAAAGATACGGTTTACAAATCCGCACTCCAAAGCTTCTTGAGCAAAAAATTTACGCGCGGTATAGGCAAGTTCCCTGACAAGGCTATCCGACCCAATGATTTTTGGTAATCTTTGTAAAACTCCAACATCCGCAGCCATTCCCAAATCAACTTCTTTTATCTGAAACCATGCATCTTTGGTACAATAACGAATATCAGCTGCCGATATCATGTCCAACCCAGCTCCAATACAGGCATTGTGAACAGCGGCGATGACTGGCTTCTCACACTGAAacaattggaaataaaaataaatcatatttgTAGTACTTTCAGAAAAACATTGGCAATATCAAATTCATAAGCTGCAGAATGAAATTTACATCTCTGTTTTAGAGAATAAAATCCATATTCAAATTGAATGGTACAATTACTTATTAATCGATTGTTTATTCACCTATTAATATTACATTCAATCATCAATTCACCTTTTCCAAAGCCGTGAAAGCTTCTTGGTAATTTTTAATGATGCCTTTGAAGACTTTAGCTTTTCTTGCAATATCATTGTgctctgtaattttttgtccGAGTGTCACAGCATCTTGCAAATCGAGACCGGCTGTGAAAAGTTTACCAGCCCCTGACAAAACGATCGCTCTACAATCGGGATTTTCTCCGAGTTCTTCGAAACATTTGTTGAACTCGCTGAAAAAACGATGTTTCTTTCAGATTTCACGAGCTTCGATTTCATCGTGTTtctgattctttttttttttccaagactCACAGCCACATTTTGGTCGAAAGTGCGTTAAGTTTCGCAGGTCTATTGAGTTCGACATGATACACAAATTCCTTCGGCACGGTGATCAAGAGTGTCTCGTAATTTGTTGCGCTCATGGCGGTCGAATATTTGGCGGTATCAATTTTCCGAAATTCTGTAAATCATCCAGATTTTAAATATGTTCCATTTgcttcatatatatatgtacacatTAATATCTTTTCTAAGTTAAACGTTCGATTTTAGAATCAATCCAGGCTTCTCACGTTCGATAACTTTGTTGGTCAGTGTTCTTAACGCCCGATTTTGCATTTCGAATTGATTtctaatagaaattttgttaagatgtgtaaaaaattgtatcgtCATAATCACTGTGAGATGCAAGAACTGACAACGTGATTGAAGTTTAAAGTCCTTTTATAGGCGCGTTTACATGGAGTGTCGCTTATGCTGAAAAGCTCCGATACGGAGCTATGCAAACGAATTAAGATAATCTTATCGTTGCGGTTGCGGCGGCTAGTCATATTAACAATCGAATGCAAGTCACGCTGGCTATCTCATGACTTCTGAAACCCgattataatatatataaaaagatTAAAATAGATTTGTGTGAGATTATAATAACCCGTCAGTATATATAGTTTGTGCTACTTCGCCAACGTTCCGAAACTAATTTCTCGATTTATAACAATAAACGAGAGTAAAGAacattaattttttgaaatatgaaTCCTTTTGGTTCCAGGCAAACAAAAATCACATTGAAATCGTTGATCGTTACTTATAATTATTGCTGATTTTTCGCTAGTTCGCTCATTGTATTTGTATTTTCGCTGAGCATTgatttaagaggatggatcagtcggtatatctcaaccgtgagtgcgagagagatagctgcaaatttcgaaatcgaaattctttgacacagtttgaccgattaaaaaaaggctctgtcagtcgatttttgccattgtcctgcgtaggctgaaagagccttttttcaatcggtcaaactgtgtcaaagaatttcgatttcgaaaatttcaagtgaggttagtcgactgatccttATTCTTAAGTGATAGAtgatagatcaccttaaaTTCAGAACGAGCTCTTGGCGGCCCGCGGCGGTAGTGGGGaggattcattttttctacttCGCAAGGTTTACCAATCTGACTGCAGTGCCGCCAACTTGTGAGTATTTGTCAATGCATAGGTTAGTTTTAAATGGTTTTAAAACTGTACagtttttgtgaaataaataacaagATGATGATCAATGATGGAAATGGTAAATTAGTTCATGCTGGGTGAAATGATGATCCTGAATAAATGCCGGAAATGTGatataaaatcaattgaataCACTGCTTAAATTGATGGCAGTTTCCATGAGGAAAATTTGGTAATCATGCATCATCTGgacaagaaaatataattatttttgtcCAGTTTTCGAACACACCACAAGGTTATTCGAGGTACCGCGTGGCGGTTATTGcaatatttatttctaaaaTCCTCTCAACTCGTTATATAAGTGCAAACACAATACAATTGTACTCAATTctgttaaataaaaaatacggctCATCTCAAGCATGAACAAAAGAAACTAGATGATGATAAATAGGCTTTCCCCTTCCTTATCCCGAATTCTATGAATGAGAAGTCATGTagtcattcaataaaaatttcaatgaagcGTTCTTTTGTATCGCATTCAAAATGGATAATGCTGCAAATTCGAATGAGAGTTGCGACGTCTTTGTCTTTCGTCGGTATGCGTGTCTTGCATTAGAAAGGGTCGTAAAAAATTTCGGCGTCAGAGAAAAAAGCTTgcaccttttttttctaaaagcGTTTTCCTTTAAAAACGGTATGGTAAGTATATAGCATATATGGTATTGGTGGGAAAAGTGGGGGGTTTGCTATATTGTACTaaccaaaagaaaaacattattcGCCGTGTGCCCACCCACCAAGATGGCTCCATTTCGGAGCAGTACTCGATATTTGACGTGAAGTTATTTACATGCGTGTAATTTCAATCTTGTTTCGTGATGAGACACAGGCATCTCGAATGCAATTGAAAGGTATTCGTTCTATCGAATAAACATATGAGTGGCAACCTAAGTGCGCGATAATTACGAGTTTAACGTGAGTTATCGGATTTTACAAGTGCTATATTAACGAAATAGGAGAGTGGACGGCCGGCTGGCGTGCCAGACAGGTCAGAATATAGTAATactatatacatgtatattttaCATGTATATAGAAATACACAAATACACAGGtttaatatatacatatatatcgaCACTTTTCTTCGCGAGCTTTTCGTGTTTGAGCATCGCGTTTGTACGAGAGGTAACATGCTCCACAATATACCACCGAATTTTATTAGTCACCGCACGATTTACATTTGTAATAATTTTAGCACTCGAACGAATCgccgaaaaaataaagatgatTTTCCCTTgataaaaatcaagaaaaatccTGTCGACATCGCGAGGGGGGCGCGGAGAAAAATCCTTTTATCCTGGATTCGATTAcccgaaaaatttttccactgCAAAATTTACGATGAGCTCTGAACcattattattgatttttggTATTACtgtcatttcaaaatttcttgagaaattttttttattcgagccATACCCCCGACCCCTCAACAATCACGGCCAACCACGACCCCGTGACAACCCGGAAAGCGAATGTATCGCCCATCGATCACGTCAATGAGATGCCGATTACAATTCATTCCTTGCCGTTTGATTTAACCCTCCGCGAAAACCATCCACTAGGTGTTTTTTATCGTAATTTTTCGTCTCAAATTCCGGCACTTAAATGTTGCAAGATTTCGCACGAAACGTGCAAAGATCGAATCGAAATTTGAGAGGAAATAAATTGATCAGTAAGCGTGAGGATTTTATCGGCATCCGTACCtataattatttcatttcgaattatcattccattctatttatttttctatctaTGTACGGGTAGGGATCTGAATTAATTCTCAAAGAGGCAATGAGAATGGTTTTCCTATTGGGCAACATTAAAAACTtccactgattttttttttttttaatcagaaCTTGGCGTTATATTATGCATGCGGTAAGAAACACAAAACGACGAGCATGCTGGAATATATCTTCTGAAAAGTATACTTGATCGCAGTCATATAGTAATTATTGTCAAAACTTATTATTTACTTCTCCCaaaatcatatcaattgtggAAAAATGCGCTCTTACATTGATTACATGAATTATACAACCGCATCAAActtatttgtatatttttttggtTATTTGCAGAATTGAACGAGTACATAAATATAGAAATATATATCAATGTATACAGTGCCATAAATGATTGCTCTAGAgctttgtgaaaaaaacttaACAAGAATAGAGTCTAAGTTCAAACGTCCTGGTTAACGTTTCattaagaaaaattcaaaggaGACCAACGCACGATTTGATAGCAgacaaaataaatcaaatgcaacaaataatttttacaCGTCGCTCTCTAATgattgacaatacaaattttgcaataatgGGATACGTTGAAGAAGAATGaagcgaggaaaaataaagtaaaGAACAAAGGAATCTGCCATTTGGGCAAAAATGTTGCCAAAGGagatttttacaaatttctaGAGCGCCAAATAAAAAGATTTGTTGAAAAAGTCAAGAGACTTCAGTCTTATCCCCTTCGCTTCTCATTGGCGCTCGATTCTATCTAATCATCGGTGGACTTCCAAGGGCAgcagagtgagagagagaagaaaacaaaacgcTAATTCATTTTCATGGCTACTGGTACATAACATTTCACACCTAAACAAGATCCTAATCATGGCGCGAAAGAGCGATAATTTGAAGAGCATAAATGTCGCCGTTGTTGGCCTTTCGGGCATCGAAAAGGACAAGGGTCAGGTCGGTGTCGGGAAATCTTGTTTATGTAACAGATTCATGAGGTCTCTATCCGACGACTACAGCGTTGATCACATTTCTGTATTATCACAGGTAATCTCaatttccttatttctatctatagaaaataatgttttattgattaatttttgaaGGGCtcgaaacaaaataaaataggaatatgaaaaatcttattgaattttcctattcTTTCTGACACAATCGTTTGTGCTATTTCAGAGGAAATTTATATAGAGGAAATAATCATAATTTACGATTTTCACGGTTGTTAAACCAATTGCCAATTAGCCTCACATTCACAATGACCTCTTCACGGAGATAATGTCCCCAATAAAATGAGTGCTGGAtactttctcaaatttttatatatgaatAGCAATGCTTctgattaataaataaaaccaaaTCACCTCTGAAAAAACAAAGAGTTATTCCTGTGGAGTTGAACAGTAATAATTagttaacgaaattttttttttattaaatgatTGAAATGTTGTTGAAGTTTTTGCATTATCGCAAGGAAGTTTCCTtttacaatgggaaaacaaatGTTTCGCTTTTTTCTAATGAATCGTTCGATTTGTATTTCAGTCGGATTTCAGTGGTCGTGTGGTGAACAATGATCATTTTTTGTACTGGGGCGAAGTGTTAAAATTGGCAGAGGATGGaacagagtttcaatttcaagtgATAGAGCACACGGAATTTATTGACGATGCGTCATTCCAGCCATTCAAAGGTGGAAAAATGGAGCCATACGCGAAAAGATGCGCGTCGACGAAAATAACGAGCGCCGAAAAATTAATGTACATTTGCAAAAATCAATTGGGTATTGAGAAGGAATACGAGCAAAAAGTATTGCCCGATGGTAAACTAAACATCGATGGTTTTTTGTGCGTCTTCGATGTGAGTGTCGTGCCGAATCGTACGATAGAGAAACAAGTTGAAATCGTAGCGAATATCCTTAATAATTTGGTCAAAACGAAAAAGCCGGTTGTTCTTGTTACGACGAAGAACGACGACGCGAACGAGCAATACGTCAAAGAGGCTGAAAAATTGGTCATGAGAAAGGAatacaaaaattcaatattcatcGTCGAAACTTCCGCTCACGAAAACATTAATATCGATCTTGCTTTTATGCTCCTCGCTCAGACAATCGATAAAACTAAAATACGTAGCAAAGTTGTACCATTCGCTGAAGCTGCCAGAGCCCGTAAAGAACTTCTCGACATGTCGACCGAGTCTCTGCAACGACTCGTTAGAATACACGTTACCGACTACCGTGCACTCTGGTCACAAGCCTCCAAGAAACTTGGACAGCATAAAGAATTCACCAACTTCGTTGAATTATTCGGTATCGATGCTACTCAAAGATTATTTCGAAGACacataaaaaaactcaaaGACGAACAAGTTGCTAAGAAAATTCAGGGCTACCTCGATATGCTGCCGGAAATACTTCACGAAATTTGCCCGGATATTTCGAATTTGATAAACGAGTGAGTTTTTATaaattactatttttctttcacttgaTCAAATTACTAAAATTTCGCAGTCTTTCGTTTTTGCTTTTTAATA
This sequence is a window from Venturia canescens isolate UGA chromosome 8, ASM1945775v1, whole genome shotgun sequence. Protein-coding genes within it:
- the LOC122414657 gene encoding dynein regulatory complex protein 8-like isoform X2, with protein sequence MSISYTADQPFSQAVSRKSLIARRLSAAQLVKVSGSVEQTLLEKRITDAFDVFDNARSHEVDVRELGTIIRSLGCVISEAELQEIQVQVEDVENNCVTQERFVAYMSKAIMEQKYKPAEPEDLLQAFQLLDPENRGYVTRADLEKAMMEIGEPFTEEEIEEMMSVACDPQSGKINYEHYINLLIVE
- the LOC122414657 gene encoding dynein regulatory complex protein 8-like isoform X1, producing MSISYTADQPFSQAVSRKSLIARRLSAAQLVKVSGSVEQTLLEKRITDAFDVFDNARSHEVDVRELGTIIRSLGCVISEAELQEIQVQVEDVENNCVTQERFVAYMSKAIMEQKYKPAEPEDLLQAFQLLDPENRGYVTRADLEKAMMEIGEPFTEEEIEEMMSVACDPQSGKINYEHYINLLIVSLIERKISKRVFHSYILDQYSR
- the LOC122414653 gene encoding delta(3,5)-Delta(2,4)-dienoyl-CoA isomerase, mitochondrial; the protein is MTIQFFTHLNKISIRNQFEMQNRALRTLTNKVIEQFRKIDTAKYSTAMSATNYETLLITVPKEFVYHVELNRPAKLNALSTKMWLEFNKCFEELGENPDCRAIVLSGAGKLFTAGLDLQDAVTLGQKITEHNDIARKAKVFKGIIKNYQEAFTALEKCEKPVIAAVHNACIGAGLDMISAADIRYCTKDAWFQIKEVDLGMAADVGVLQRLPKIIGSDSLVRELAYTARKFFAQEALECGFVNRIFENKEQLLSESFIIAEGIAKKSPVAIQGTKLSMVYSRDHTVQEGLDHIARRNEAMLQSEDFLNATIAAATKGDAPVFSKL